In Ochotona princeps isolate mOchPri1 chromosome 22, mOchPri1.hap1, whole genome shotgun sequence, the following are encoded in one genomic region:
- the LOC131483025 gene encoding beta-defensin 125-like, producing the protein MHFGPQRLTIEISFYVCVWFSARPSAPTTKRPIKLSCRFTLHLVFGSLASAATYHPRTMRLFLLVLPVFAFLSQVTPAYRGKRECWGKAGQCRRRCEDSEMTRGKCKNHQACCVPVNKDHEPQAERKTKNTIPASSSFPDHTTTTTTISMPTMNPSNLEDEDVNETQYPFSYFSTSSQTSLKFTEQRTDSDQVMRLPPRPHQHELLDNNKHNYTEPLPIPTNMRYNNTTTNNYTEPLPIPTNMI; encoded by the exons ATGCATTTCGGGCCTCAGAGGCTCACCATTGAA ATAAGCTTTTATGTGTGTGTCTGGTTCAGTGCCCGTCCCTCTGCCCCCACTACAAAGAGGCCAATCAAACTTTCTTGCAGATTCACATTGCACTTAGTATTTGGGTCTCTTGCATCGGCCGCCACCTACCACCCAAGAACCATGCGACTCTTCCTGCTGGTTCTGCCTGTCTTTGCGTTTCTATCTCAAGTGACTCCAG CCTATCGTGGTAAAAGAGAATGTTGGGGCAAAGCGGGACAATGCCGGAGACGTTGCGAAGACTCAGAAATGACACGAGGCAAGTGTAAAAATCATCAAGCATGCTGTGTCCCTGTAAATAAAGACCATGAGCCACAAGCTGAGAGGAAGACCAAGAACACGATTCCTGCATCGTCATCTTTCCCGgatcacaccaccaccaccaccacgataTCAATGCCCACCATGAACCCCTCGAACCTAGAGGACGAGGATGTGAATGAAACCCAGTATCCCTTCTCATACTTCAGCACCTCCTCTCAGACATCACTCAAGTTCACAGAGCAAAGGACTGACTCAGATCAAGTGATGAGGCTCCCTCCCCGTCCCCACCAACATGAGCTTCTAGATAACAACAAACACAACTACACAgaacccctccccatccccaccaaTATGAGATACAACAACACGACAACAAACAACTACACAgaacccctccccatccccaccaaTATGATATAA
- the DEFB119 gene encoding beta-defensin 119 isoform X2: MKLFFLVLLILLAKEPTISGRRKAIRCMGSSGFCRTTCKKNEQPYFHCRNYQSCCLQPYVRISISGPNENNEWSYEKQWPNMP; encoded by the exons ATGAAGCTGTTTTTCCTGGTCCTTCTCATCCTCCTGGCCAAGGAGCCAACCATATCAG GCAGACGTAAAGCCATTCGATGTATGGGCAGCAGTGGGTTCTGTAGAACCACTTGCAAAAAAAATGAGCAGCCTTACTTTCACTGCAGAAATTACCAGTCCTGCTGCCTCCAGCCCTACGTGCGGATAAGCATTTCCGGTCCAAATGAAAACAACGAGTGGTCGTATGAGAAGCAGTGGCCGAACATGCCTTGA
- the DEFB119 gene encoding beta-defensin 119 isoform X1: protein MKLFFLVLLILLAKEPTISGECWAHGHCRLVCRDGEEPIVRCHNRKRCCVPSRYLTIQPVPIDGQLDWTTPQVLRTSEKVHKHKNRG from the exons ATGAAGCTGTTTTTCCTGGTCCTTCTCATCCTCCTGGCCAAGGAGCCAACCATATCAG GGGAATGTTGGGCGCATGGACACTGCCGGTTGGTGTGCAGAGATGGTGAGGAGCCCATTGTCCGCTGCCACAATCGTAAACGGTGCTGTGTTCCCAGTCGCTACCTAACCATCCAACCAGTACCCATTGATGGACAACTCGACTGGACCACTCCTCAAGTGTTGAGAACAAGCGAGAAAGTCCACAAACACAAAAACCGTGGCTAG
- the DEFB125 gene encoding beta-defensin 125: MNLLMLTCTICALLSQMAQAGWGVKKCWKNDVGFCRRRCLDDERYIRLCKNKLSCCISLKFSYDITRRPPPATINIEDITDVIDLDRSNFPVSMINDEVTFFGNPETMSAVQDISFPVTTPQLLGHLTNPANSTSQILPDTSHLRTNDETDG; this comes from the exons ATGAATCTCCTAATGCTGACCTGCACTATCTGTGCACTGCTAAGCCAGATGGCCCAAG CTGGCTGGGGAGTCAAAAAATGCTGGAAGAATGATGTGGGATTCTGCCGAAGAAGGTGTCTAGATGATGAAAGGTATATACGTCTCTGTAAGAACAAGCTATCATGCTGCATTTCCTTAAAATTCTCGTATGACATCACTCGAAGGCCACCACCTGCCACAATCAACATAGAAGATATCACAGATGTCATTGATTTGGATCGATCTAATTTCCCAGTGTCCATGATCAATGATGAGGTGACATTTTTTGGAAATCCAGAAACCATGTCTGCTGTTCAGGACATCTCTTTCCCAGTCACAACACCACAGCTATTAGGACACCTTACAAACCCTGCTAATTCTACCAGTCAAATTTTACCGGATACATCCCACTTGAGAACAAATGATGAGACAGATGGATGA
- the LOC131482986 gene encoding beta-defensin 122-like — MKISLVTLTVFLMLFQMFSVCRSRKSCWIIKGHCRQDCKAGERMKKPCRNGDYCCIPNKTDSQPYKPPQTPIRKAHSFHDRRTKLNFPVVFNNDDNFGN, encoded by the exons ATGAAAATCTCGCTCGTGACTCTCACTGTATTTTTGATGCTGTTCCAGATGTTTTCAG TCTGTAGGAGTCGAAAATCTTGCTGGATCATAAAAGGACACTGCAGACAAGACTGCAAGGCTGGCGAACGTATGAAAAAGCCATGTCGAAATGGAGATTACTGCTGCATTCCAAACAAAACTGATTCTCAGCCCTACAAACCACCCCAAACACCCATCAGGAAAGCTCACTCTTTTCATGATAGAAGAACTAAGCTAAATTTCCCAGTGGTTTTCAATAATGACGACAACTTCGGAAACTAG
- the DEFB115 gene encoding beta-defensin 115, with translation MLPGRSLHLSGHLQLLLLALAVLVVVAQTAPEGWLRKCYYGLGKCRKSCRDNEKKKGICMGKWSCCINKEKAHLSQFDNKDKSASRNPNIELTPG, from the exons ATGCTGCCGGGTCGCTCATTGCATCTGTCAGGACACCTGCAACtcttgctcctggccttggctgtccTTGTGGTGGTAGCTCAGACTGCCCCAG AAGGATGGCTCAGAAAGTGCTATTATGGACTTGGCAAATGCAGAAAGTCatgcagagacaatgagaagaagaaaggaatatGTATGGGAAAATGGTCCTGTTGCATCAACAAAGAAAAGGCTCATCTGTCACAGTTTGACAACAAAGACAAAA GTGCTTCCAGGAACCCGAATATCGAACTTACCCCAGGCTAA